A single window of Candidatus Nezhaarchaeales archaeon DNA harbors:
- a CDS encoding radical SAM protein: IEAVCAVDGDFKVRVGMMTPNMALSILESLIKAYKSEKVFKFVHLPVQSGDDHVLEKMRRFYTAADFKRVVNAFKAAFPEMTIATDIICGFPGEDEKAFEKTLRLIEEVKLDVVNVSKFFARPRTPAAAMKDAVPPTEIKRRSAILSSLAMKIALKRNREWVGWEGRWFMDG, encoded by the coding sequence TTATCGAGGCAGTGTGCGCCGTTGATGGAGACTTTAAGGTGCGGGTCGGAATGATGACCCCCAACATGGCGCTGAGCATCCTGGAAAGCTTAATTAAAGCCTATAAAAGCGAGAAGGTCTTTAAGTTTGTTCATCTACCCGTTCAAAGCGGAGATGACCATGTCTTGGAGAAGATGCGCCGCTTCTACACGGCGGCTGACTTCAAACGGGTTGTAAACGCGTTTAAAGCTGCTTTTCCGGAGATGACGATAGCGACGGACATTATCTGCGGCTTTCCAGGCGAGGACGAAAAGGCCTTTGAAAAAACCTTGCGGTTAATAGAGGAGGTTAAGCTCGACGTAGTTAACGTTTCAAAGTTTTTCGCTAGGCCAAGAACGCCAGCCGCGGCCATGAAGGACGCCGTTCCACCCACGGAGATAAAGCGGAGAAGCGCCATACTAAGCAGCTTGGCTATGAAGATCGCTCTGAAAAGGAATCGCGAATGGGTTGGCTGGGAAGGACGCTGGTTCATGGATGGGTAG